In Trichocoleus sp., the DNA window TCGTCTCAAGCCCTAACTTCTGGATGCCCTGCTGAATCAGATGAACCAGCGACAGCTGAGACAGGGGCTGAGCAGCCTCCAGTAAAATGTACAGACAATGCTCCTTCAGTGCCGCTTTGACCTGGATGCCCTGCGGCTCAAGCTGGTGCTGAATTAATGTGGCGATCGCTTTAACATTGCCCTGTTTTGCAAGCACTAACAAGTTGGGCTGTTGCAGAGTCATAGCAGTTGCAGGCTAAAGCTCTAGAGGCGGCAGTTCTTCACTGGTGCGTTGAGATAATTCAGCCGCATCCTCTGCCTGAGCCTCTGCTTTCCCCTCCGGATCGAGTGCCATATGATCGACCAATTTTGCTTCGCCGATCGCCTCTGCTCTGACGCGTTTAATCGGCAGGTTGGCAATTAAGGCTGTTGTGCGCTGGTCACTTTCCAAAACAAACTCAGACTCTAGGCGATCGATCTCAACATAGCGCGAGACAACCTGCAAGATTTCTTCTCGCATTTTTTCAACCATTGCCGGAGACAGATCCGCTCGATCATGTGCCAAAACCAGTTGCAACCGTCTTCTAGCAGTCACGCGACTACTCTCAGAATTGGTGCTGCCGCGCGAGAAAATGCGATCGAGAATTTGATTGAGCATGGGGCAGATCGAGCGGAATTTGAAAGAAACAGGCACAGGTCACAACAAAATGCAGAAACTTACTTGCGAGAAGGGTTACGGAACAGGCGAAAGATCCGGGTCAGCAGATCTTCTTGTGGCACGCTTAGATCGAGAAAGGGTACAGTCTCACCGTTCAAGCGACGCACAATATTGCTGAAAGCAGCCCCCGCAAGGGAAGGATTTTGCGACAAAACCAACGGTTCGCCTCGGTTTGTGGAAACAATAACCTTCTCATCATCTGGAACAACTCCAATCAGTGGAATTGCCAGAATTTCTTGCACATCCTTGACTGACATCATCATATCTTGCTCGACCATCGCTGGTCTGAGACGGTTAATAATTAGATGCAGCTTTT includes these proteins:
- the minE gene encoding cell division topological specificity factor MinE; this encodes MLNQILDRIFSRGSTNSESSRVTARRRLQLVLAHDRADLSPAMVEKMREEILQVVSRYVEIDRLESEFVLESDQRTTALIANLPIKRVRAEAIGEAKLVDHMALDPEGKAEAQAEDAAELSQRTSEELPPLEL